Proteins encoded together in one Altererythrobacter epoxidivorans window:
- a CDS encoding dipeptidase has protein sequence MRKIFGSILVLAIVGAVIFFGFAPRWAEESMNKIDGQPLIEVSDEAKALHATLTIIDLHSDTLMWNRDVTQAGSRGHMDLPRLQQGNVALQVFSSVTKTPKNQNYDSNSAESDNITLLTIAQMQPIKTWHSLLQRSVWHAQKLAKAEGESGGELIGVRSSADVDGLLGQRKVKGPQYVGALLSVEGLHDLEGDIDNLDALYEHGFRMAGFTHFFDNALAGSMHGEKKSGLTEMGREAVRRMERKGMIVDIAHCSHQCVAEILAMARRPVVSSHGGVQATCKVNRNLTDDEIRGVARTGGVIGVGYWEGAVCSTDPRATAKAMKHIRDLVGIETVALGSDYDGATTVRFDTSQLVQVTQALMDEGFTADEIRAAMGGNALRVISRGLQPMVEGDAVLPEDRPGQQDAAS, from the coding sequence ATGCGCAAGATTTTCGGTTCGATCCTGGTGCTCGCCATCGTGGGCGCAGTGATCTTCTTCGGCTTTGCCCCGCGCTGGGCTGAGGAATCGATGAACAAGATCGATGGCCAGCCGCTGATCGAGGTAAGCGACGAGGCCAAGGCGCTGCACGCAACGCTGACCATTATCGACCTCCACTCCGACACGCTGATGTGGAACCGCGACGTGACGCAGGCCGGATCGCGCGGCCACATGGACCTGCCGCGCCTGCAGCAGGGCAACGTCGCGCTGCAGGTATTTTCCAGCGTGACCAAGACGCCCAAGAACCAGAACTACGATTCGAACAGCGCCGAGAGCGACAACATCACCCTGCTCACCATCGCGCAGATGCAGCCGATCAAGACCTGGCATTCGCTGCTGCAGCGTTCCGTCTGGCACGCGCAGAAACTGGCCAAGGCAGAGGGGGAATCGGGCGGCGAGCTGATCGGCGTGCGCAGTTCCGCCGATGTGGACGGACTGCTGGGCCAGCGCAAGGTCAAGGGGCCGCAATATGTCGGCGCGCTGCTGAGCGTAGAGGGGCTGCACGATCTCGAAGGCGACATCGACAATCTCGATGCGCTTTACGAACACGGTTTCCGCATGGCCGGCTTCACCCACTTCTTCGACAATGCGCTGGCCGGGTCGATGCATGGCGAGAAGAAATCGGGCCTGACCGAGATGGGCCGCGAGGCGGTGCGGCGGATGGAGCGCAAGGGCATGATCGTCGATATCGCCCATTGCAGCCACCAGTGCGTTGCCGAAATCCTGGCAATGGCGCGGCGCCCCGTCGTCTCCAGCCACGGCGGAGTGCAGGCGACCTGCAAGGTCAACCGCAACCTCACCGACGATGAAATTCGCGGTGTCGCACGGACCGGCGGCGTCATCGGTGTCGGCTATTGGGAGGGCGCTGTCTGCTCGACCGACCCGCGCGCCACGGCCAAGGCGATGAAGCATATTCGCGACCTCGTCGGCATAGAAACCGTCGCGCTCGGCAGCGATTACGATGGTGCTACCACCGTGAGGTTCGACACGTCGCAGCTGGTCCAGGTGACGCAGGCGCTGATGGACGAAGGTTTCACCGCGGACGAGATTCGCGCGGCGATGGGCGGCAACGCCCTGCGGGTCATCTCGCGCGGGCTGCAGCCGATGGTAGAGGGCGATGCCGTCCTTCCAGAAGATCGGCCCGGCCAGCAGGACGCCGCATCATGA
- a CDS encoding dihydrofolate reductase, which yields MEPGLFLIYARAANGAIGKNGQLPWHLPADLKHFKAMTMGPDKQGLPMIMGRKTFESLPGLLPRRRHIVLTRRERWDSEGAEVVRSVEEAIALARCDNPSGRIAVVGGAAIYDVFMDHAERIELTEVHADFDGDTFMPPLGSEWEVSAREDREAQEGLPAYSFVTYKRVEGE from the coding sequence ATGGAACCCGGCCTTTTCCTAATATACGCGCGCGCCGCCAATGGAGCGATCGGCAAGAACGGCCAGCTTCCCTGGCACCTTCCCGCAGACCTGAAGCACTTCAAGGCGATGACGATGGGCCCCGACAAGCAGGGCCTGCCGATGATCATGGGGCGCAAGACTTTCGAGAGCCTGCCCGGCCTGCTGCCTCGTCGTCGCCACATCGTCCTGACGCGGCGCGAGCGTTGGGACAGCGAAGGTGCCGAAGTGGTCCGGTCGGTCGAGGAAGCCATCGCGCTCGCCCGGTGCGACAACCCGTCGGGCAGGATCGCGGTCGTCGGCGGGGCTGCCATCTACGATGTCTTCATGGATCATGCCGAGCGGATCGAGCTGACCGAAGTTCATGCCGATTTCGACGGCGATACTTTCATGCCGCCGCTGGGCAGCGAGTGGGAAGTTTCCGCGCGCGAGGATCGCGAGGCGCAAGAGGGCCTTCCCGCCTACAGCTTCGTGACCTACAAACGGGTCGAGGGGGAATGA